The DNA segment CTCGGCGTCACGTATCTCCACGTGGGAATCAAACCCGGGGAAGGAACATCATGACAGGCGACACCCTGAAGGCGTGGGCGCAGGCAAGCAGGCTGCCTTTCTTCGTGGCCACCTTCATACCCCTTATCATCGGCTGGTCGATGGCCGTCAAGACAACGGGCGCCGTCAGGCCCGGGCGTTTCCTGCTTGTCCTTCTCGGCTCGCTCATCGTCCACCTCATAACGAACCTCGCCAACGACTATTTCGACCACCTCGTGGGGACCGATGCCGGGGAATCGATCGGAGGCTCCCGCGTCATACAGGAGGGAAAGATCAGCCCGCGGGTGATGCTCAAGGTCATAATCGGCCTCTATGCCATCGCCTTCTTCATCGCATACATCATAGTCTTCCATTTCAGGCTCCATCTTCTCGCCATCCCCATCCTCTTCTCCGCTTTCAGCAGCTATTTCTATGTCGCCCCCCCGATACGGTACGGTTATCACGGATTGGGTGAGCTTTTCGTGGGGATCAACATGGGGCCCATCATGGTCGCGGGGACATACTGGGTCGTGGCGGGCACCCCCGCTCTCGAGCCTCTTCTCGTCTCCATCCCCGTCGGGATCATGGTGGCCTCCATCCTCTATTACCAGAGCCTCCCCGACATGAGGACCGACGAGGCTTCGGGCAAGATGACCCTCGCCGTCAGGCTCGGCAGAAAAGGCGCCTTCCGGGGGCTCATCATCTTCTTCATTCTCATCTATGCAAGCATCCTCTCGCTCATCCTCATGGGCCTCCTGTCACCGTGGGCGCTTGCATCGATCATCAGCGTGCTCCTCGTGGTCAAACTCATGCGCATCGTTCTCAGGACGGATAACTGGGTCCTTCTCGACCTC comes from the Syntrophorhabdus sp. genome and includes:
- a CDS encoding prenyltransferase, translating into MTGDTLKAWAQASRLPFFVATFIPLIIGWSMAVKTTGAVRPGRFLLVLLGSLIVHLITNLANDYFDHLVGTDAGESIGGSRVIQEGKISPRVMLKVIIGLYAIAFFIAYIIVFHFRLHLLAIPILFSAFSSYFYVAPPIRYGYHGLGELFVGINMGPIMVAGTYWVVAGTPALEPLLVSIPVGIMVASILYYQSLPDMRTDEASGKMTLAVRLGRKGAFRGLIIFFILIYASILSLILMGLLSPWALASIISVLLVVKLMRIVLRTDNWVLLDLHGKYVRMVYFISGLSIIAGIVLRD